GACGCTCCTCGACAGGGGCGCTTGTTTGCTGGGCATCCCGGCCGCATTGTGCTGAATCCGGGGATGAATTTCGAAACGGCCCTCCGCGACCTTGATGGCTTCGAGCGCCTTTGGGTGATTTTCCAGTTCCACGAAAACGCTGGTTGGCGCCCGACGACGCGTCCGCCGGTACCGCCCAAGGGCAAAGATCGCGTGGGCACTTTTGCAAGCCGCAGCCCGTACCGTCCGAATCCGATTGGACTTAGCTGTGTGCGACTCCTGAAAGTTGAAGGGCTTACGCTTTATGTCGATGAAGCGGACTTGTTGAACGGAACGCCTGTGCTTGATATCAAGCCGTACATCCCGATGGCCGATGCTTTCCCGGATGCAAAGGCGGGCTGGGTCGAAGACCAGGAACGCGACTTGTGGAATATCGAGACGACTCCCGATTTCGACGAGCGCATCCAATGGCTCTGCGAAAATTCACCGTTCGACATCTTGAGCTTTGTCGAAATCCAGCTCACGCGTGGCCCGTTTGACGATACCCGCCGCCGTCTCGAAATCGATGAAACTGCAAAAACGGGCGTACTTGCCTACCGCACGTTCCGCGTCGATTTCAGCTACGATGAATTGTCGCGAAAAATTGTCCTGACAAGCCTCCGCAGCGGTTACACTCCCGAAGAACTCTACTCGCCCGAAGATAAGTACGGCGACAAGAAAATCCATAACGAATTTATTGAAAAATTTCGTTAAAACGGCGGTCCTGCTCGAAAAACACCGTTTTAGGGCTTAAAAAAACGCCTTTTTGTGCGATTTCTTTTTCACATGTGATTAGAAAAGATTATTTTCAAAAAGAGTTTCAGAAAATAATCGGACGGGGAGATTATGGATAGAAGTACTGTTACCTTTATAGTTATATCCCTTGTATTTATTGCAGCAGCATTGTATCAGGCTGTAGTTTCGTTTCGGTCAAAGCGTGTAGAGCTGAATCGTCTTGCGACCGGGACCGTTTTTGGCGTATTTGCTGTCGTTTTTTACATGGGGCGACTTTTTATTGAAAGTAGCGGCGCCTTCATGGTGTGGACTAGCCTTTGCCTTATAAGCGTTGCCGTGGCGATGTTCTGTTTTGCCCAGTTCTCGGTGCATTTTACCTGCCTGTCCGAGAATAAGTGGGCTCGCTTGTTGTTGCGCTGTTTTTCGTTGGGTCTTGTTCTCGATGCTGTTATCTGGGTTGTCAACCCGTTTTACCCGTGGGCCATTAGGCTTGAATCGGTTTCAGAGCGTATGCTCCTGTCCGTTTCAGACAAAAATGCATTTTACGTTTTTCATCTTGCGCTTGTGTTTACAATGTTTGCAACTTCCATTGGACTCATGCTCTTCCGTTATGCTCGCGAGCCCAAGGTCTACAGAAAACGTTACATCGGGCCGAGCATCATTGTGGCCGTTTTGCTTTTGATTAATGTCCTGCTGGATGAGTTTACGGATCTTGAGCTGGATTATTCCATTGAATTTTATTGCCTGCTCCCGGTTTGCGTGTATTGGTATTCTTGTCGGTTTGCAGTGATTGACCTGATCAATTACTTTAATGACAACATTTTTAAGAATATTGATCGAGGGGTAGTCCTTTTTGATTATAAGGGCAAATTGGTTGTTTTCAATAAAATGGCGGAACAGCTTTTGGCGGGGATTGACCTTAATGTATCGTTGACGCAAAAAGATTTTATGAAGTTTTGCAATATCTCGGATTTCTATTCGGAGTCGGTCGAGGTCTATTCTACTCAGGGCTTCGTGAACCGTGACGATAGAATCCAGCCAATACGTTGTGATTTCCGTAAAATCAAAGGGGATGGCGACTGTTTGGTAGGGAATTTATTTGTAATTTCTGATACTGTGGCTCGTACGGATTTATTGACGGGGTTCCATAGCTGGGAACACTTCAAGAATTTTGTGGCCAAGGACGCTTCGCAGTTTACTTATCCGTTGACGGTTGTTGTCTGTGATCTGAATAACCTGTCCCGCTTAAATAATATGAAGGGCCATAACGTTGGCGACCGTTTGCTGATCGGTATGGCTGATGCCTTACGCGAGGCTTTCCCGCAGGGTTCCTGCTTTGTACGTGGTGAAGATGCAAAGCTCATCGTCATTTGCGATTATATGGAACTTGCCGAAGTCAACGAGCGAATGGAAATCGTAAAGAAAAAGGTGCAGTCGAGTTTCCAGTATGCTGTCGATGGCGCCACAACGTGGAATACAGACATTGTTGATGCGATTGATTCGGCAACGCACACGTTGATGCAAAAGAAGCTGCTTGACAGGAGTTCTGCCCATTCGGAACTTTTGACTTCGTTAGTGCGTGCCTTGCAAGAATGTGATAGCGATACCGAGGCTCACGTGAAACGTACGCAGCGTATGGGGGCCGCGCTGGGTCGTAAAATTGGATTGTCCGATAAGCAGCAAAGTAATCTTTCGCTCCTGTGCTTGCTGCATGACATCGGTAAAATCGGTATCCCGCTGGATATCCTCAATAAGCCGGGCAAGCTTTCGGAAGAAGAATGGAATACCATCAAGACCCATGCGAAAAAGGGCTACGAGATTGCAAAGAGTTCCAAGGGGCTGGTCGAAATTGCAGATATGATTTTGCACCATCACGAACGCTGGGATGGTCTCGGTTATCCCGATGGACTCAAGGGCGAACAGATTCCGCTTTTGTCCAGAATTATTGCTGTTGTCGATTCGTTCGATGCTATGGTCAGTAATTGTTCTTATAGGGCGGCGCGCCCTATCGAAGAAGCGATAGTTGAACTTGAACGTTGTGCCGGTACGCAGTTCGATCCGTATCTTGTTTCTGAGTTTGTTGCAATCTGCCGTGACATAGCGAAGGATGTAAAACCTGACGAGGGCAGGTTCGATCCCATTTTTGATGAAATTGTCAATCGGACGAAAAAGAACGGGGATGAAAATAATAGATCGTTGCATCGTGTCCACAATGTGATGTTTACCCGATACGTTCTAGACATTCATAACTCCATTATCGAAGTGGATGAAAACTTCGAAAAAATGACGGGATTTACGATGGATGATGTCAGGGCGAAATCGTTGAGGCAGCTGGACTTGATTCCAGAAGAAGACCTGACGGAGTACCTCTGCCTTGTTTCCGAAGTCCTTGCCAAAAGTCCGATGCTGTATTGCGAACACCGCCTCAAGCGTAAGGACGGAACCGTTATTTACGTGTTCTGTATTGGAAAGGTGTTCTATGATTCCGTTAGCCGTGAAACGCGTTCCGAGATTATCGTTACGAACAGCTCTAACACCTATGCCATGATGATGATGAAGGGCGAAGCGAAGGAATCTGCTGCTGCCCGTATGAAACTTCTGGAAAATCCGTCCAGCAGGGATTCGCTTACGGGATTCCTGAATCCAGAAACATTCCGGAGAGATGCCGAAGAAAAAATAACATATGGCAAATACAGGGTGATGGCGCTGGCTGTCGATGTGGACGGCTATGAAAAGTTCTGCGAAAGCAAGGGACGCGAGACGGGCGAGAGCTTTTTGCTGCTTGTTTCCGAAGCGTTGAATGATTCCTTGCGCGAACATGATATGGCTTGTCGTTTGGGCAAAGATTTTTTTGTGGCAATGCTGTTCTTTGAAAAGAACTCTCCACCGGGTTATATGTACGACCGTGCGCAGCAGATTTATGATAAAGTTTCTGTGACTGTTTCGTCGGAGGCGGATGCGCCGACGCTATCGATGGGTGCCGTTCTTGATTGCGACCAGGCGAAGAACTATGATGAACTCATCGAAGCCGCCGAGAATCTTATGAGGACTTCGAAAAAGCGGGGTGGTGGCCGTTTGACCGTTTCAGAATAATTTTCTGTGCTGTGCTAAGCTTGCTGTTATTGGACTTCGATCCCGTTGACAAGTAAGTTGGTGATTGCTTCGTCGCTGCCCATTTTACGTTTGTCTTTAATATTGCGTCCAAAAGTTTTATGCCAGTCGAAACTGTCGGGCACGAGCCAGTCGAAAGCGGGCCAAGGCTTAATGAATCCTGGCGGCAGCAATTTGTAGAGCTTTTCTGAATTGATGCTGATATCTCCCACGCGTGGAGGCATCGGACCGCCTTCAATTCGCGGCACTCCGTGGAGGAGTTCGGCGGGGTAGCCGCCAACGGCATTTACGATTTGGCCGACATTGTAGAGTGAAACGCGACGTGGACCGCCGCAGTTGTAAATGCCTGCGGGAAATTTATGTTCCAGGATGTATTGTACGGTGCGGCAAAGGTCCGGACCCGAAAGCGGATTGCGGTATTCGTCGGTGAACAAGGTCGCTGGGCGGCCGGGGCGGAACCGGTACGTGATCCAGTCAATGGCGCCGGCGCATCCGCCAGGTGCGTAGTCCATTGGAAGTGGCACTCGGAGAATCACGACGTCAGGCTTGATGGCGGTAATTGCATCTTCGGCTTCGGCCTGGTGCTTGCCGTAATTGTGGATGGGGTCTTTCGGGTCGGTCTCGACGTAAGGGCGGTTTGGCTTTGTCTTCTCGTCACCGCTAAAGACCATGTCGGCTGAAATGCGGATAAGTGTCGCGTTATAGCGGGCCGCAAACGTGGCTGCATCGACTCCTTGGCTGTAATTCAAAAGCCTGCTGCGGGCGGGGTCGCATTCGCAAGCTTTGAGCGCGCAGTTTCCGCTGGCGTCAATGACGGTCCCAAAGCGGAATTTCTCGAAAAGTTCACCTAAGCGTTCTGTTTCTTCGGCATCTACGCCAAAGACGTTTTCGCCAAAAACGCAGGGATGCTTGATTGGGCGGATTCCAATAACGCCCGGCACGTTCTCGCGAACGGTCACGCTGCCGTACAGCTTGTTGAAATGCCTAAAAAGCGCAAAGCCGGGAACGCCATTCAGC
The genomic region above belongs to Fibrobacter sp. UWB4 and contains:
- the tsaA gene encoding tRNA (N6-threonylcarbamoyladenosine(37)-N6)-methyltransferase TrmO, whose translation is MILYIFAAPSIIYISAVQICPIGKFYGDAVYKYDAPRQGRLFAGHPGRIVLNPGMNFETALRDLDGFERLWVIFQFHENAGWRPTTRPPVPPKGKDRVGTFASRSPYRPNPIGLSCVRLLKVEGLTLYVDEADLLNGTPVLDIKPYIPMADAFPDAKAGWVEDQERDLWNIETTPDFDERIQWLCENSPFDILSFVEIQLTRGPFDDTRRRLEIDETAKTGVLAYRTFRVDFSYDELSRKIVLTSLRSGYTPEELYSPEDKYGDKKIHNEFIEKFR
- a CDS encoding sugar nucleotide-binding protein — translated: MEIIAIRLPILILGLNGVPGFALFRHFNKLYGSVTVRENVPGVIGIRPIKHPCVFGENVFGVDAEETERLGELFEKFRFGTVIDASGNCALKACECDPARSRLLNYSQGVDAATFAARYNATLIRISADMVFSGDEKTKPNRPYVETDPKDPIHNYGKHQAEAEDAITAIKPDVVILRVPLPMDYAPGGCAGAIDWITYRFRPGRPATLFTDEYRNPLSGPDLCRTVQYILEHKFPAGIYNCGGPRRVSLYNVGQIVNAVGGYPAELLHGVPRIEGGPMPPRVGDISINSEKLYKLLPPGFIKPWPAFDWLVPDSFDWHKTFGRNIKDKRKMGSDEAITNLLVNGIEVQ
- a CDS encoding HD domain-containing phosphohydrolase, producing the protein MDRSTVTFIVISLVFIAAALYQAVVSFRSKRVELNRLATGTVFGVFAVVFYMGRLFIESSGAFMVWTSLCLISVAVAMFCFAQFSVHFTCLSENKWARLLLRCFSLGLVLDAVIWVVNPFYPWAIRLESVSERMLLSVSDKNAFYVFHLALVFTMFATSIGLMLFRYAREPKVYRKRYIGPSIIVAVLLLINVLLDEFTDLELDYSIEFYCLLPVCVYWYSCRFAVIDLINYFNDNIFKNIDRGVVLFDYKGKLVVFNKMAEQLLAGIDLNVSLTQKDFMKFCNISDFYSESVEVYSTQGFVNRDDRIQPIRCDFRKIKGDGDCLVGNLFVISDTVARTDLLTGFHSWEHFKNFVAKDASQFTYPLTVVVCDLNNLSRLNNMKGHNVGDRLLIGMADALREAFPQGSCFVRGEDAKLIVICDYMELAEVNERMEIVKKKVQSSFQYAVDGATTWNTDIVDAIDSATHTLMQKKLLDRSSAHSELLTSLVRALQECDSDTEAHVKRTQRMGAALGRKIGLSDKQQSNLSLLCLLHDIGKIGIPLDILNKPGKLSEEEWNTIKTHAKKGYEIAKSSKGLVEIADMILHHHERWDGLGYPDGLKGEQIPLLSRIIAVVDSFDAMVSNCSYRAARPIEEAIVELERCAGTQFDPYLVSEFVAICRDIAKDVKPDEGRFDPIFDEIVNRTKKNGDENNRSLHRVHNVMFTRYVLDIHNSIIEVDENFEKMTGFTMDDVRAKSLRQLDLIPEEDLTEYLCLVSEVLAKSPMLYCEHRLKRKDGTVIYVFCIGKVFYDSVSRETRSEIIVTNSSNTYAMMMMKGEAKESAAARMKLLENPSSRDSLTGFLNPETFRRDAEEKITYGKYRVMALAVDVDGYEKFCESKGRETGESFLLLVSEALNDSLREHDMACRLGKDFFVAMLFFEKNSPPGYMYDRAQQIYDKVSVTVSSEADAPTLSMGAVLDCDQAKNYDELIEAAENLMRTSKKRGGGRLTVSE